A window of Rhodothermales bacterium genomic DNA:
CCTGTACGAACGCGGCTACGCCGGCGCTCTGGCGTGGCAGTGGTTCAACTTCCCGAGCAGCGCCGAGGGTGTGGTGAACTGGCCCCGCATCCTCGAAAGCACGCAGTTGCTGTTCGAAACCTATCCGGACGCCGTGGCCATCAACACCGGGCTGCGGATTTCCAGCTTCTTCGCGGACCCTCCCGGCGTCGAGGCCGGGCAGACCAGCGAACTCCGCTGGAGCGTCCGCGGCGCCGCGTCCGTCACCCTCGACGGGGCGCTTGTGGATTCGAGCGGTACCCTCACCGTGTCGCCCACCGCGACGACGTCCTATATCCTGAGCGCCGTCAGCCGCGACGACGGCAGCGAGCTGGCGGACACGGTTACCGTTACCGTGCTCGACCCCGACCAGGTAAACCGGATGCGCCGGCAGCCGGCGACCGCCTCGACCTTCGAGGCCTGCTGCGGCGGTGACCAAGTGGCCGACTTCGCCGTCGACGGCGACCCAAACACCCGCTGGAGCAGCGCCTGGGACGACGAAGAAGGCGACGCAGATCCCGACGACGAGTGGCTGGCGGTGGACCTCGGCGCGTCCTACGCTATCGCCCGCCTGACGCTCGTCTGGGAAGCCGCCTACGGAGAGGCATATACTATCGACCTCTCGTACGACGGCCGGCTCTGGACGACGGTCCACGAGGAGCGTGCCGGCGACGGCGGGACGGATGAAATCGTGTTCGACGCCCCGCTGGATGGGCGGTATGTGAGGATGCAGGGGATAACACGTGCGACCGAGTTCGGTTATTCGCTCTGGGAGATGGAGGCGTACGGCCTCCGGTCCGCCGCACAGCCGCCGGAGGCGACACTTGTATGGCCGGCCGAGGGCTCCCTGTTCGAACCTGGCGCCGGCGACACCCTGTCCGTCCGCGTGAGCGACCCTGACGGCGCCGTCGCGCGCGTCGCCTACTACCTCGACGACGTTCCGCTCGGCGAGGCCGTCGGTGACCCGTTCCTCCTCCCATGGACGGCCCCTGGCGCCGGCTCGTACACGGTTCGCGCCGAGGCCACTGATTTAGACGGCATCACGGTATCGACAGCCGTTGTGCCCGTTTTTGTGCGATCGACCGCTGGCTTCACGCGGTACGAGGCCGAAAGTGCGATCCCTATCGGCGACGTCAGTGTGTCCGATTTTGTCTCTGGCGCGAGCGGCGGGCACTACATGTTCATGCGCGATAACGGGACGTTCACCTGGCTGAGCGTGACCGTTCCGGCGGCTGGCCGGTACTTTCTCGCATTCCGGTATTATCTCCCGTTCGGGGCAAAAACCCAGGCGCTGAACGTGAACCGCGTCCGCGCGGCTGAGCTCGACTTTGGCGGACCCGCGAATACGTGGCTCGTGCGTGGGGTGGAAGTGGAACTGTTGGCAGGCGCCAACACCCTCCAGATTGAGAAGATGGATGGAAGGATGTACATCGATTACGTCGATGTCTCGTCCACCGTGGTGAACGTCGGCGCCGAGCCGCCGGGGGGGCTGGCGACGTACGGACTGGCCCAGAACTACCCCAATCCGTTCAGTGGCCGGGCGGAGATCGGCTACACGCTGCCCGAGTCGGCCGCGGTGACGCTGGCGGTGTTTGACCTCATGGGCCGGCAGGTGGCGGTACTGGTGGATGGCGTGATGTCCGCCGGCGAGCACCGGGTAGCGCTGGATGCGAAGGGGCTGGCGAACGGGATGTACGTCTATCGCCTGCGGGCCGGCACGTTCGAAGCGACGCGCCGGATGGTGCTGCTGCGGTAACGCGCTGTTGCCTACGTGGCAACCTACGTGCCGGAACCCGATTTGCCGGCACAGGTGATACAGGGGTTTTTCCCGCCTCCGTAGCTCAGGGGATAGAGCACAGGTTTCCTAAACTTGGGGTCGCTGGTTCGATTCCAGCCGGGGGCACGCGTGAAAAAAGGCTCAATTGGCAGGTGAAATGACTGCTTAACATGAGGCCCTACACATCTCCAGCGCACCAAGCATGCTCGACCCTGCCGCCTTCATCAGCCACTGGAAGAAGTCAAGCGGCTCGGAACGCGCCAATCTCCAGAGCTTCATAAACGACCTGTGCGACCTCCTGGAGGTCGAGCGGCCGGCGCCGTCCACCAATGTATCGGAGCTGAACTCGTACTGCTTCGAGCGGGCAGTCGTTTTTGATGACGGAGACGGGAGAACGTCCACCAAGTTCATCGACCTCTACAAAAAAGGCTGCTATATCCTGGAGGGCAAGCAGGGGACCGACGCTCCGGGCGATGACGAGCGCGTCCAGCTCGGCGGCGAGGCGCTGAAACGCCGGGCCGGCACGGCCCGCCGGGGGACTCGCGGCTGGGCACAGGCCATGACGTCCGCGAAGAACCAGGCCTTTCGGTATGCTCGGGCACTGAAAGAAGAATGGCCGCCGCTGCTGATTGTCGTCGATGTCGGGCACTGCATCGACCTCTACGCCGACTTTCAGCGGCAGGGCAAGACGTACGCGCAGTTTCCGGACACGAACAGCTACCGGATCCTGATCGAGGACCTCGTCCGCGAGGAGGTGCGGGAGAGGCTGAGGGCGGCGTGGACGGATCCGATGTCACTCGATCCCACCCGGCGCAGCGCACGGGTGACGCGTGTCCTGGCGGACCGGCTGGCGCGCCTCGCGGCCTCGTTCGAGGGGGCGGGTTATGAGCCGGATCGGGTGGCGCAGTTCCTCATGCGGTGCCTGTTCACGATGTTCGCGGAGGATGTGGGGCTGATCCCGGACCGCGTCTTCACGAACCTGTTGACGCGTTTCAAGGACCGGCTCGACGTTCTGCCCAAGATGCTCTCGGCGCTGTGGGCCACCATGAATGCCGGCGGATTCTCGCCGGCCATCGAAGCCGACATCGTGGAGTTCAACGGCGGTCTGTTTGCCGACCAGGAGGCGCTCCCACTGACGTTGCCTCAGCTGGAGCTGATCGTCGAAGCCGCCGAAGCCGATTGGAAGGACGTGGAGCCGGCGATCTTTGGGACGCTGCTCGAACGGGCGCTTGATCCCGTCGAGCGGCACAAGCTGGGGGCGCATTATACGCCGCGCGCGTACGTCGAGCGCCTCGTCATGCCGACGATCATCGAGCCGCTGCGCGCCGAGTGGGAGGCCGCGCAGGCAGCCGCGAGCTTGCAGGAGCAGGCCGGCGACGAACGTGCGGCAAGGAAGGAGATCGAGACCTTCCAGCGCCGGCTCTGCTCGTTGAAGGTGCTCGACCCGGCCTGCGGTTCGGGAAACTTCCTCTACGTGACGCTCGAACACCTCAAGCGCATCGAGGGCGAGGTGCAGGAGGTGCTGCTCAGTTACAAAGGGCAGCAGGTGCTCGACATGACCGGCGCCTACACGGTTTCGCCTGACCAGTTGCTCGGACTGGAGATCAACCCCAGGGCCGCCCGGATCGCCGATGTCGTGCTATGGATCGGCTACCTGCAATGGCACATGCGAACCAGGGGGGACGCGAAGCGCCTGGATCCGCCAATCCTCAAAGACTACAAAAATATCAAGCAGCAAGACGCGGTGCTCGCCTACGACGCGAAGGTGCCACGGCTTGACGAACACGGCCGGCCGGTGACGCGGTGGGATGGGCGCACGAAGAAGATTCACCCTGTGACGGGGGAGGAGGTGCCGGATGATACGGCGCGGGTGCCGGTGTTTGACTATGTCAATCCACGGGAAGCCACCTGGCCGAAGGCTGACTTCATCGTTGGGAATCCGCCGTTTGTTGGGCCGGCGATGATGCGCGAGGCGCTGGGTGACGGCTATACCGAGGCGCTGCGTCGCACCTACAAACTCGTCCCGGACAGCGCCGACTACGTCATGTTCTGGTGGCACAAAGCGGCCGAAGCCGTGCGCGCCGGCGAGGCGGAGCGCTTTGGGTTCATTGCGACGAACAGCTTGCGCCAGACCTTTAATCGAAAGGTGCTTCAGTACCACATGGACGCGAAGCCGGCGTTGTCGTTGGCGTTCGCGATTCCGGATCATCCGTGGGTTGATAGTGCGGATGGGGCGGCGGTGCGGATCTCGATGACAGTTGGTACTTCAAGAGCTACTGGAGGGGTATTGTTCGAACTTGGTGAGGAAAAAGTCGAGGATGGTGGGGCAATAGTTATGGACCTGAAAGCAAGGAAGGGTGAAATTAATTTTGACTTGTCAGTTGGAAATGATTTTGGATCCTTGATTGACCTTGCTGCCAATCAAGGCGTCTGTCAAATGGGTATTAAGTTGCATGGAATGGGATTCGTTGTGAGTGCTGAGGAAGCGATACAGTTGGGAATAAATGGTGTAGCCAAAGATGATCTGAATAGATATATAAGACCATTTATTAACGGAAAAGATCTTGTTCAAAGGACTAGGGGGGCCATGGTAATTGACCTTTTCGGACTTTCGATCCATGACGTTATTCAGAAGTATCCAGAAGTATATCAATGGATTTTAGATCGTGTCAAACCGGAACGAGACCAAAATAATCGGCAATCTTACCGAGAGAACTGGTGGATATTTGGGGAACCAAGATCAACCTTTCGACCAGCGTTGGAAAAACTGGATCGTTATATCGTGACTTGCCGCACCGCTAAACATCGAATATTCGCATTTATTGGATCGGCAACAATGTCGGAGTCTAAGGTGGTTATGATCGCATTGGACGACCCATTCTTTCTTGGAGTTCTCTCTTCTAAAGCCCATGTCATATGGGCGGCTAGAACAGGAGGATGGCTTGGTGTTGGAAATGACTCAACTTACAACCACTCGGATTGTTTTAATAAATTCCCCTTTCCTGATTTGGGGTCGGGAGTTCGGGGCAAAATCAAGGATTTGGCCGAACAGCTCGACGCCCACCGCAAGCGCCAGCAGGAGGCACACCCGGATCTGACCATGACCGGCATGTACAACGTCGTGGAGAAGCTTCGCGCCGGCGTGCCGCTGACTGCGAAAGAGAAGATCATCCACGAGCAAGGGCTTGTCTCCGTGCTTAAGGACCTGCACGATCGCATCGACGCGGCGGTAGCCGAGGCTTACGGCTGGCCGGCCGATCTCAGCGACGAAGAGATCCTGGAGCGCCTCGTCGCCCTGAACAAGGAGCGCGCGGCTGAAGAAGCCCGTGGACTGATCAGGTATCTGCGCCCCGAGTACCAGGCCAGGGGCCGCGATGGGCATCAGGCGGCCCTTGAGATGGGGGAGGAGGAGACCGAAGCGGCGCCGGCGGTGCCGGCAGGCAAGACGCCCTGGCCGAAGTCGCTCGCGGAACGCGTGCAGGCGGTGCAGCGTGCGATCGAAAGCCGGGCCGGCGGGGTAACAGCCGCGGAGGTGGCCGGGTCCTCCAAGGGGGCGAAGGTGGCCGATGTCGAGTCCGTGTTGCAGGCGCTTGAGATGCTGGGGCACGTCCGGCAGCCGGAGGCGGGGCGGTTCGTCGTGTAATCGTCGCGTTCCGGGTTCGGAGTTCCGGGTGATCACCCGTTTGGGGTACCGTTTACCCGGAACCATGAACACGGAACGCGGAGCGGAAACGCCGCGTATTCAACGTGTCAGACACCTATCGTTAGGCCCTGCAAGCCCCTTTCAGCCATTCATCGAGGCGCCTTTATGAACGCACAACGTATCACGGTCGACCCTGAGATTCACAGCGGAACGCCAAATAATTGAGACATCCGAGCCTGTCGAGGGCAGTTCCTCGACAGGCTGCTAATGACATCATCCATTGAGAAGCTACCTCTTGATCGGCAATTCTGGGATTAGCGCAAACAGTCACCATACGGTTTGCCGCCGAGTGGTGTGAAACAAAAAAATTGCGTTGTCATCCCTCCACGTCCCCCGCGCATGCGGGGGACGTGGAGGGACCTCCTTTAGCCGGGCAGCGTGCCAACCTCAAGGAGGTCCCTCCGCTTCAGTGCCGGCTTGCGCCGGCACTTACGGTCGGGATGACAATGCTATTTATAAAAAGCACCACTCGGCGCTATCCTTATAGCCTCCTTCCCCCGAGTTTTCCGTGACCCTATGCCTACGGCCACCAAGCCGTACAACCTGCTTCCGAAGCCCTGTCATGCCCGACATGAAAGCCCTGCGCGGCCGGGCTATGGGTCTCTGGATGACATCCGCGCTGTGAGCTCGAAACGTCAGCAATCAATGCCCTGACCAGCCATGCCCTACGTCCATTTTTATACCTACTTTCCAGAGATTGCTGAAAAGGAAACCAGGAACATTACAGTTTTTGATGACCCCATATTGGGAAGTGACTCTTTTGGGCTTCTGGAGCTGTATTGCGACGAAGCAGGGTGCGATTGCCGACGTGTTATGCTTGAAATAAGATCACTTAATCAACATAGCCCGGTAGCCATTATAGTTTATGGCTGGGAGTCAGTGCAGTTTTATAAAAAATGGTACGGTAGAGATGAGAAATTCATCATCGATGAACTGAAGGGGCCGGCTCTGAATTCGATGAGCAACCAAACGGATTTGGCCCCGAGACTTTTGGAGCTAGTCAGTAAGGAGGTGCTGTCGGATCATGCGTACATTGATCGATTAAAACGCCATTACAAAGCGCTTCGAGAAAGAGTGGATCCAAATATACCTGGTCCGGTCAAAATTAATCGACCTGATCGTAATGCACCGTGTGGTTGCGGGAGCGGTAGGAAGTATAAATATTGTTGTGGTGCTTGAGGATAGTATGTGACGTTTCGGGTTGAACGTTTTTTCGTTATGCGGTTGAGGTTTTCGTATACGCTTTTTTAGCAACTGAGCGCCGTTTAAGGCCAAACGCGTAACGCGCAGCCTGGTAACGCATAACGTCAGTTCTGATCTTTCTCGGGCATAAGAACCAGATTTATTTGCTCGGCAGGCTTACCACGCGTCGCGGAGCGACGCCGCATGATAGCCCCGTCCTTTAGGGCAGGGCACGGCGACTCGGCCACGCCCCCTGAAATAGA
This region includes:
- a CDS encoding discoidin domain-containing protein encodes the protein MATASAQRQDRVAFNGQELFLSGGNVAWVNFARDIGPGTTDVVRFNGMFEQLGAGGGNAMRLWLHTTGAATPAWSGGEVIGPGAGAIDDLRTILDAAWEQNIGLMLCLWSFDMLRISNGALITDRAFGILTDTTLTQTYIDNALIPMVEALAGHPAIIAWEIFNEPEGMSNEFGWDFNRHIPMADIQRFINRTAGAIHGADPAAQVTNGSWAFLASSDATPAKTAFAAEALDPERVERVRQGLSDRYAHPFTADETRAFYDRLTSFVNINYYTDERLIAAGGDPDGFLDFYTTHYYEWGGTALSPFHHDAAEWGLAKPLVIAEFFMGGGDDGNPDATFGIPYEDLYPTLYERGYAGALAWQWFNFPSSAEGVVNWPRILESTQLLFETYPDAVAINTGLRISSFFADPPGVEAGQTSELRWSVRGAASVTLDGALVDSSGTLTVSPTATTSYILSAVSRDDGSELADTVTVTVLDPDQVNRMRRQPATASTFEACCGGDQVADFAVDGDPNTRWSSAWDDEEGDADPDDEWLAVDLGASYAIARLTLVWEAAYGEAYTIDLSYDGRLWTTVHEERAGDGGTDEIVFDAPLDGRYVRMQGITRATEFGYSLWEMEAYGLRSAAQPPEATLVWPAEGSLFEPGAGDTLSVRVSDPDGAVARVAYYLDDVPLGEAVGDPFLLPWTAPGAGSYTVRAEATDLDGITVSTAVVPVFVRSTAGFTRYEAESAIPIGDVSVSDFVSGASGGHYMFMRDNGTFTWLSVTVPAAGRYFLAFRYYLPFGAKTQALNVNRVRAAELDFGGPANTWLVRGVEVELLAGANTLQIEKMDGRMYIDYVDVSSTVVNVGAEPPGGLATYGLAQNYPNPFSGRAEIGYTLPESAAVTLAVFDLMGRQVAVLVDGVMSAGEHRVALDAKGLANGMYVYRLRAGTFEATRRMVLLR
- a CDS encoding type IIL restriction-modification enzyme MmeI — protein: MLDPAAFISHWKKSSGSERANLQSFINDLCDLLEVERPAPSTNVSELNSYCFERAVVFDDGDGRTSTKFIDLYKKGCYILEGKQGTDAPGDDERVQLGGEALKRRAGTARRGTRGWAQAMTSAKNQAFRYARALKEEWPPLLIVVDVGHCIDLYADFQRQGKTYAQFPDTNSYRILIEDLVREEVRERLRAAWTDPMSLDPTRRSARVTRVLADRLARLAASFEGAGYEPDRVAQFLMRCLFTMFAEDVGLIPDRVFTNLLTRFKDRLDVLPKMLSALWATMNAGGFSPAIEADIVEFNGGLFADQEALPLTLPQLELIVEAAEADWKDVEPAIFGTLLERALDPVERHKLGAHYTPRAYVERLVMPTIIEPLRAEWEAAQAAASLQEQAGDERAARKEIETFQRRLCSLKVLDPACGSGNFLYVTLEHLKRIEGEVQEVLLSYKGQQVLDMTGAYTVSPDQLLGLEINPRAARIADVVLWIGYLQWHMRTRGDAKRLDPPILKDYKNIKQQDAVLAYDAKVPRLDEHGRPVTRWDGRTKKIHPVTGEEVPDDTARVPVFDYVNPREATWPKADFIVGNPPFVGPAMMREALGDGYTEALRRTYKLVPDSADYVMFWWHKAAEAVRAGEAERFGFIATNSLRQTFNRKVLQYHMDAKPALSLAFAIPDHPWVDSADGAAVRISMTVGTSRATGGVLFELGEEKVEDGGAIVMDLKARKGEINFDLSVGNDFGSLIDLAANQGVCQMGIKLHGMGFVVSAEEAIQLGINGVAKDDLNRYIRPFINGKDLVQRTRGAMVIDLFGLSIHDVIQKYPEVYQWILDRVKPERDQNNRQSYRENWWIFGEPRSTFRPALEKLDRYIVTCRTAKHRIFAFIGSATMSESKVVMIALDDPFFLGVLSSKAHVIWAARTGGWLGVGNDSTYNHSDCFNKFPFPDLGSGVRGKIKDLAEQLDAHRKRQQEAHPDLTMTGMYNVVEKLRAGVPLTAKEKIIHEQGLVSVLKDLHDRIDAAVAEAYGWPADLSDEEILERLVALNKERAAEEARGLIRYLRPEYQARGRDGHQAALEMGEEETEAAPAVPAGKTPWPKSLAERVQAVQRAIESRAGGVTAAEVAGSSKGAKVADVESVLQALEMLGHVRQPEAGRFVV
- a CDS encoding SEC-C metal-binding domain-containing protein, which codes for MPYVHFYTYFPEIAEKETRNITVFDDPILGSDSFGLLELYCDEAGCDCRRVMLEIRSLNQHSPVAIIVYGWESVQFYKKWYGRDEKFIIDELKGPALNSMSNQTDLAPRLLELVSKEVLSDHAYIDRLKRHYKALRERVDPNIPGPVKINRPDRNAPCGCGSGRKYKYCCGA